In the genome of Longimicrobium sp., the window CGCCCGGCGTGGCGTGGGCCAGTGCCGCGGCCAGGTGCTCCTGCATCCCCTCGCCCGCGATCGTCCACGCGCCTGCCGGGATCGCCAGGACGGTGTCGCGACTCCCCGTTACGCGGATGTGCCCAGCTTCCACGGCCAGCGTTCGCCGCCAGGGCTCCTGGTGGCCCGCGGTGCGCAGAAGTTCGAAGCGGATGGGCACGCCGCCGCGCGAGTCGGACCGCACCGTGGTCAGTGTGCCATCCCTGGCCAGGGCGCCCGATTCCATGGTGTCACCGGTGCGGCGTACGGCGTGAAGCAGCACAGTGCCGTTCTCGCCGTACGTGCGCGTGGTATCACCGGCGGGCAGGGCGCGGGTCAGGAGACGCGCGCGCTCCGCGGAGATCATCCGCGACGTGTCGGCGGAGAAGAGGCCGGCCGGGACGGTGTCCACCGCGCCGCCTGCGCCGGGAAAGCCAGCCGTACCGCGCAGGTCCATCCACCACTCGCGCCCCACCTCCCGCCCGTTCCGCACGTCGAACACGAAGGTTTCGCGCACGGGGCCGGTCACGTCCAGCCACCAGAAACGGCCGGGCTCCGACGGGAAGACGTCGCGGTAGCCCATGGTTCCCGTGCCGCGCACCACGGCCACACGCGAACCCAGCGAGTCCACCACCCGTTCCACGCGCAGGTCGCGGACGATGCGGATGCTGTAGTCGCCGCCCTCCACCGGCAGGGCGTTGTGGTTGGTATCCGACCAGGCGGTGCCCTCGGCCAGGGTGAGTCCCGGCGGAAGCCGCAGGACGAAGTCGTAGCGGCCCCGCACCTTGTCGGCCTGGCCATCCACCGAGGTGACGTTACCGCGCCTGCTCATTCCTATCGTCTCGGACGTCACCAGCGCCGAGGGGCCCAGCGTGTGGCTGACGACCTGCACCTCCAGCGAATCGCCCGAGTCGCGCCACACCTGCCGTTCCACCGCCAGCGCCCGCACGGGATTGCCCAGCGTGTCGCCGCCGCGGACGACCCACATCCGGTATGGGTTGAGGCTCTCGACGAAGACGGTATCGGGCTGGGCGCGGTAGCCGCCCTGCGCCGCGGCGGGCGCGGCGGCCAGGAGGGCGACAACGGCAATGAGACTGCGCATGGGAGGCGGCTACTTCTTTTTCTTGCCCTTGCGGGCGCGGCGTGCAACGTCGAGGGCCGCGTCCATCCACGGGCGCAGCAGGTCGGGAGATTCCAGCAGGTCGGCGGGAAGCTCGTAGTACTTCATCACCTGCTGGCCGTCGCCAAACGGATCGAACTGACTCATGCCGGCGTCCACGAACATCGCGCGGTTGGTATCGTCGACCTTCAGGTACACCGCGCCGTCGTCCATCAGCGCAAAGAAAAACCCGTCGGAGTAGATGCCCACCCCGCCGAACATGGCCCGGCCGCTGACCGGCGCCACACGGCCCATCTGCTCCAGCACGTACTCACGGTAGTCGGCGCTCACGGCCATGGTCGTCGGGCTCCGGTCAGCGGCTCCAGAAAAACGCGTGGTTCGTCCGCGGATCGGCGGCCAGGTAGCCCCGGTCCGGGCCGGAGGCGATCTCCCACACCAGCAGGCGCTCGCCCTGGCTGCCGGAAAGCGTGCGCGAGGTGATGGGCCACCAGCGGCTCCACCCCGGCGTGGGAACCAGCACCCGCTCCACCTCGGCCTGCGGCAGCTGGCGCATCCCCGTGGTGAGCGCCTTCAATGCCGCGCTGTCCGCATAGGTGAAGCGCACGAACCGCTGGTCGGTGTCGCGGTTGTGGCGGGTGTGGATCTCCGTCGCGCTCGCGGGCACGAAGCGCGGGAGCAGCCCCCGCTCCACGGCCTTGGCGTCGGTCGCTTCCTGGTACACCTCGAAGCGCTCTT includes:
- a CDS encoding TfoX/Sxy family protein, which translates into the protein MAVSADYREYVLEQMGRVAPVSGRAMFGGVGIYSDGFFFALMDDGAVYLKVDDTNRAMFVDAGMSQFDPFGDGQQVMKYYELPADLLESPDLLRPWMDAALDVARRARKGKKKK